One genomic segment of Prosthecobacter fusiformis includes these proteins:
- a CDS encoding DEAD/DEAH box helicase — protein MDALSLHSKILEGYQDYIKSFIDIHDSDIRYKVEEALKTGKLWPEPLIQFNPSFEKNGSIETLVNDGMLHAEGGKVFSGFSLYSHQIEAMRLGAKPSSFVVTSGTGSGKSLTYLGSIFNHLFRSGAGKGVQAILVYPMNALINSQEEELKKLAAAYEASTGKPFPLKFVAYTGQTKSEIRKQVIDSPPDILLTNYMMLELLLTRHGERGIRDSIYSSLRFLVFDELHTYRGRQGADIGMLIRRIRGCCKYPITTIGTSATMVSSGSYHDQKVAVASVAEQIFGEPFTADQIIGETLARSLPGSGVTPEAVELSKAVHSRIPTAAGVEALMTYPTALWLEGKIALSVDHESGGRLKRGTPRQLRDIASLLAEDSGEDVEACISHLAALLLWISEINLRLAKAGQRYTILPFRLHQFFAQTGSVYSTLGIPGDRFITLEPGVHHSDPSGERFIFPHVFSRASGKTYICVFHDTKTGRLLPRDFNTPESQSEDHVAGYIIPGELEIWNPSEDLENLPPAWIQNLDAGTVKKEYAERMPMQVSYDAEGRVEFGKVSLPLMGWFMRSAPKGLLFDPTAGLFFDGNTNERTKLTTLGNEGRSTSTTITSFLVLREMSARQFPLQDQKILSFTDNRQDAALQAGHFNDFIRVVRVRAAIARALATAPGKTLNYKQIGEAVFCELKLNFASYAHSSDLNPFPAVRTQYEEVFSRYLAYQAIHDLRRGWRVILPNLEKCALLTIDYEHLDSNAAHEPGWANVPYVCNLGPEKRALFIRNVLDYFRLEYAIYSQTLLESSTLIEADKEFKDKLRAPWTFEGPDVFRPTILRTCKLHRRENRSGSLGIASAFGKYVKHFIKEQFPEAVVDRNAYDEFLATLLDALCRADYLITRKARSESNAEVSVYQLKLDHILWRAGDQKTVRRDEVKLRSYREYGEKPNNFFQSLYLTDFSALKNLVGADHTGQLKNEPRIEREEKFRAEWKLPDGSADESKIRADSISALFCSPTMELGIDISSLSIVHMRNAPPNPANYAQRSGRAGRSGQAALVFTYCSSYSPHDRHYFQNREKLVSGSVEAPRLDLANRELLESHLNAFVLSDVGLPQLHDSVTDILEVEHPQLQMRTDVRARLTLDEPTRSRITKQFRNVLGLLHANLETQLWFTQEWLDKHITGIPNSLDAALTRWRTLYREARASLTKASQSIESGLLIFGSDEYKQQKRLQDQASIQLKLLKNESSGGSTEMTEFYVFRYLASEGFLPGYNFTRLPVRVFVSEGDGGDYISRPRLIALREFGPGNIIYHSGAKYRINQVIQPEIATQLRTVRVCKSSGYWLSDTESMLNCCPFTGVDLTESKNREDFVDVLPLTECKAEVREYITCEEEERRRLGFEIDTYFSVPDGDMSRVQRAVVRSGTDDLLNLAFIPAARLVQLNRRDRGRKQEGFPLGLNTGFWKSANQDQPSKEEIRSVLIQTHSTADALYIEPVKSLGLNRDGVLSLMYALKRAIENTFQIESSELGSQPMGGSDTPNLFLYEASEGSLGVLSELATDKDAFQLVVAEAIRLCRFEDATHTERATYDDLLSYYNQPHHLTLDRFLIQDALQKMASCTIEVRTSQSHLSYDQQFEQLMKDKDPTSSTEETFLKFIHKHGRRLPDAAQKGVPGLYIRPDFFYAPDTWVFCDGSPHDENSVMEDDHTKREAIRNKGDEVIIWHYKDDLAALVLKYPDIFKKVR, from the coding sequence ATGGACGCTCTCTCCCTTCACTCCAAAATTCTGGAAGGCTACCAGGACTACATCAAGAGCTTCATCGATATTCACGACTCCGATATTCGGTACAAAGTCGAGGAAGCACTGAAAACAGGGAAACTCTGGCCTGAGCCACTCATTCAGTTCAACCCTTCCTTCGAGAAGAATGGCTCCATTGAAACCCTGGTCAATGATGGAATGCTGCACGCTGAGGGTGGAAAGGTTTTTAGCGGATTTTCTCTCTACTCTCATCAAATTGAGGCGATGAGGCTGGGGGCAAAGCCAAGCAGTTTTGTCGTCACCTCGGGCACGGGCTCAGGCAAGTCACTGACCTATCTGGGTTCCATCTTCAATCATCTGTTTCGCTCCGGCGCAGGCAAGGGTGTGCAGGCGATCCTGGTCTATCCGATGAACGCTCTCATCAACTCCCAGGAAGAGGAATTGAAGAAGCTCGCCGCAGCCTATGAAGCTAGCACGGGCAAACCTTTCCCGCTCAAGTTTGTTGCATACACAGGACAGACCAAATCCGAAATTCGCAAGCAAGTCATCGACTCACCACCAGACATCCTTCTCACGAACTACATGATGCTGGAGTTGCTGCTGACTCGGCACGGCGAGCGTGGGATCCGGGACTCAATCTACAGCTCACTGCGCTTCTTGGTTTTTGATGAACTCCACACCTATCGAGGAAGGCAGGGAGCTGATATTGGAATGCTCATCCGGCGAATTCGTGGTTGTTGCAAATACCCGATAACGACCATTGGCACGTCGGCGACGATGGTCTCCAGCGGCAGCTATCATGATCAAAAAGTCGCAGTGGCATCAGTCGCGGAGCAGATCTTTGGCGAGCCTTTCACCGCAGATCAAATCATTGGAGAAACACTGGCTAGGTCATTACCAGGGTCAGGCGTTACCCCAGAGGCTGTGGAGCTGTCAAAAGCCGTCCATTCGCGCATACCGACTGCTGCTGGCGTTGAAGCTTTAATGACCTACCCAACCGCCCTTTGGCTGGAAGGAAAGATCGCTCTTAGTGTTGACCACGAATCGGGTGGGAGACTGAAACGCGGCACTCCCCGCCAACTTCGAGACATCGCTTCTTTGCTTGCCGAAGATAGCGGTGAGGACGTGGAGGCATGCATTTCACATCTTGCCGCACTCTTGTTGTGGATCAGTGAAATCAATCTTCGGCTAGCAAAAGCTGGCCAGCGCTACACCATTCTCCCGTTCCGGCTCCACCAGTTCTTCGCTCAGACAGGTTCCGTCTATTCCACCCTCGGCATTCCTGGAGACCGCTTCATCACACTCGAACCCGGCGTTCACCACTCCGACCCTTCAGGTGAGCGGTTCATCTTTCCCCACGTCTTCAGCCGCGCCTCGGGCAAAACGTACATCTGCGTTTTCCACGACACAAAGACGGGCAGGTTGCTCCCTCGCGATTTCAACACTCCGGAATCGCAAAGCGAAGATCATGTCGCTGGCTACATCATCCCCGGTGAATTAGAGATCTGGAACCCATCTGAAGATCTCGAGAATCTTCCGCCTGCCTGGATTCAAAATCTCGACGCAGGGACCGTAAAGAAGGAATATGCCGAGCGAATGCCCATGCAGGTGTCCTACGATGCTGAAGGACGTGTCGAGTTCGGAAAGGTGAGCCTTCCACTCATGGGGTGGTTCATGCGTTCTGCCCCCAAGGGACTTCTTTTCGATCCTACCGCCGGATTGTTCTTCGATGGCAACACAAACGAGCGCACCAAGCTGACAACCCTTGGCAATGAAGGTCGCAGCACTTCGACCACCATCACTTCTTTTCTCGTCCTACGAGAGATGTCCGCGCGGCAATTTCCCCTACAAGATCAGAAGATACTCAGCTTTACTGATAATCGTCAGGATGCGGCTCTCCAAGCTGGCCACTTCAACGACTTCATCCGTGTTGTCCGCGTCCGCGCAGCTATTGCCCGCGCCCTTGCCACGGCTCCTGGCAAAACTCTCAATTACAAGCAAATCGGAGAAGCTGTTTTCTGCGAGTTGAAACTGAACTTTGCCAGCTATGCCCACTCGTCAGACCTGAATCCATTTCCTGCCGTCCGCACTCAATACGAAGAGGTCTTTAGTCGCTACCTTGCCTATCAAGCCATTCACGATCTTCGCCGAGGCTGGCGCGTCATTCTGCCCAATTTGGAGAAGTGCGCTCTGCTGACCATTGACTACGAACATCTCGACTCAAACGCAGCCCATGAGCCGGGCTGGGCCAATGTGCCATACGTTTGCAATCTCGGGCCAGAGAAGCGTGCTCTCTTCATTCGAAATGTTCTCGATTACTTTCGTTTAGAGTATGCGATTTACAGCCAAACGCTGCTGGAAAGCTCCACGCTAATCGAGGCTGACAAGGAGTTCAAAGACAAACTCCGTGCTCCTTGGACTTTTGAAGGCCCGGATGTGTTTCGTCCCACCATTCTGCGCACCTGCAAGCTGCACCGGCGGGAAAATCGCAGCGGTTCCTTGGGCATTGCCAGCGCCTTCGGCAAATACGTCAAACACTTCATCAAAGAACAGTTCCCTGAAGCCGTGGTGGACAGAAATGCCTATGACGAATTTCTTGCCACCTTACTGGATGCCCTGTGCCGCGCGGACTACCTGATCACCCGTAAGGCCCGTTCGGAATCCAATGCAGAAGTTTCTGTCTATCAGCTCAAACTCGATCACATCCTCTGGAGAGCAGGTGACCAAAAGACGGTGCGTCGTGATGAGGTGAAACTGCGGAGCTACCGAGAATATGGAGAAAAGCCCAATAACTTCTTCCAGTCTCTCTATCTGACCGACTTTTCCGCTCTGAAAAACCTCGTCGGTGCCGACCACACCGGGCAGCTAAAGAATGAGCCTCGTATCGAGCGTGAGGAGAAGTTCCGCGCTGAATGGAAGCTCCCCGATGGCTCGGCTGATGAGTCTAAGATTCGCGCTGACTCCATCAGTGCCCTGTTCTGCTCGCCCACCATGGAATTAGGCATCGACATCTCCAGCCTTAGCATTGTTCACATGCGCAATGCTCCACCGAATCCGGCCAACTACGCTCAACGCAGCGGACGTGCTGGACGCAGTGGACAGGCAGCGCTGGTCTTCACCTATTGCTCATCCTATTCGCCTCACGACCGGCACTATTTCCAAAACCGCGAGAAACTCGTCTCAGGTTCCGTGGAAGCACCGCGCCTGGACCTTGCCAATCGAGAACTGCTCGAATCCCACCTCAATGCCTTTGTTCTTTCCGATGTAGGCCTGCCGCAACTTCACGATTCTGTGACGGACATTCTGGAAGTCGAGCATCCGCAATTGCAAATGCGCACCGATGTTCGTGCCCGTCTTACGCTTGATGAACCTACCCGTTCCCGGATTACCAAACAGTTCCGCAATGTGCTTGGCCTTCTCCACGCGAATCTTGAAACACAGCTTTGGTTTACCCAGGAATGGCTGGACAAGCACATCACCGGTATTCCCAATTCTCTTGATGCCGCGCTCACTCGCTGGCGGACCTTATACAGGGAGGCTCGAGCCAGCCTAACCAAAGCATCGCAAAGCATTGAGAGCGGGCTGCTCATTTTCGGCAGCGATGAATATAAGCAGCAAAAGCGCCTTCAGGATCAGGCATCAATCCAACTTAAACTCCTGAAAAACGAGAGTTCCGGAGGAAGCACGGAAATGACGGAGTTCTATGTATTCCGCTATCTAGCCTCCGAGGGCTTCCTTCCTGGTTACAACTTCACGCGTCTTCCCGTCCGTGTTTTCGTGAGCGAAGGAGATGGTGGAGACTACATCTCACGCCCTCGCCTCATCGCCCTGCGTGAATTCGGCCCCGGAAACATTATTTATCACAGCGGCGCGAAGTATCGCATCAACCAAGTGATTCAGCCAGAGATCGCCACTCAGCTCCGCACGGTTCGTGTTTGCAAGTCCTCGGGCTACTGGCTCAGTGACACGGAGAGCATGCTCAATTGTTGTCCTTTCACGGGTGTGGATCTTACCGAATCCAAGAATCGCGAAGACTTTGTAGATGTCTTACCGCTGACGGAATGCAAAGCCGAAGTCAGGGAATACATCACCTGCGAGGAGGAGGAACGCCGCCGTTTGGGCTTCGAGATCGATACCTACTTTTCCGTTCCCGACGGTGACATGTCTCGGGTTCAGCGTGCAGTCGTCAGGTCGGGTACTGACGATTTACTCAATCTCGCCTTTATTCCTGCCGCTCGCCTGGTTCAGCTCAATCGACGTGACCGAGGCCGCAAACAGGAAGGATTTCCCCTGGGCCTGAATACAGGCTTCTGGAAAAGCGCAAATCAGGATCAACCCTCGAAAGAAGAAATCCGCTCCGTCCTGATTCAAACCCACTCCACCGCTGATGCCCTATACATCGAGCCGGTCAAAAGTCTGGGTTTGAACCGCGATGGCGTACTTTCACTCATGTATGCGCTCAAACGTGCCATTGAGAACACCTTCCAGATCGAATCCTCCGAACTCGGCAGTCAGCCTATGGGAGGCAGCGACACGCCCAACCTCTTTCTCTATGAAGCCAGTGAAGGCAGCCTCGGTGTCTTGTCTGAACTCGCTACAGATAAGGATGCCTTCCAGCTTGTGGTCGCCGAGGCCATCCGCCTGTGTCGTTTTGAGGATGCGACACACACCGAGCGTGCGACTTACGATGACCTTCTCAGCTACTACAATCAGCCTCATCACCTGACGCTCGACCGCTTTTTGATTCAGGATGCCCTGCAAAAAATGGCTTCCTGCACCATTGAGGTGCGCACTTCGCAGAGCCATCTCAGCTACGATCAGCAGTTCGAGCAGTTGATGAAGGACAAAGACCCGACTTCCTCCACGGAGGAAACCTTTCTGAAGTTCATCCACAAGCATGGCCGCCGCCTTCCAGACGCCGCCCAAAAAGGTGTCCCAGGCCTGTATATCCGCCCGGATTTCTTTTACGCGCCCGACACCTGGGTCTTCTGTGATGGGTCACCGCACGATGAGAACAGCGTCATGGAGGATGACCATACGAAACGAGAAGCAATTCGCAACAAAGGCGACGAAGTCATCATCTGGCACTACAAAGACGACCTCGCTGCACTCGTCTTAAAATACCCCGACATCTTCAAAAAAGTCCGCTAG